The genomic window CTCCATACCTTTATCGCCAcacatgttttgtttgaccGTATTGCTTTTAATGCGCACGATGCTATAAAACCTATAAAAAGATGCAGCGTGCTCCAACGCGGCCGACTGTTTCCGCTTTCAGGTCTGACAGCAGCTGCCGTTGTCTTTGGCTACTCCAGGAGTTTAGTGATCTTTCACGGGCTGGTGCGATCGGCTCAGGCTCTGCACAACAGCATGTTCAGTGCCGTGATCCGAACGCCCGTTCGCTTCTTTGACGTCAACCCCATCGGTAAGTCCCGCTCAGAATTTACTCGTGTTTAAACTCGGGATCACTTAATCCCAGGCAATCTGCTCCGTAACCTTTTTTTCCGAGTTTGCTTTTTCCCGCTTCGTAGGAAGAATTCTGAACAGGTTTTCCAAAGACATCAGCCAAATGGACTCCATGTTACCCATCACCTTCGTGGACTTTTATCAGGTAAGAAATAACTGAATGAACCATTTCATCAAAACTACTGCGCATCCAcgaaattgtttgttttgtttgttcagtaTTCCTCACGGAGCGATGCGTGTCgcgtttcagctgtttttacagAACGTCGGCGTGGTTGCGGTGGCGGCCTCGGTCATCCCTCTCATCCTCGTTCCTGTCGTCCCTCTGCTTTTCGTCTTCCTGTACTTGAGGCACTTTTACCTCCGCACATCACGAGATGTCAAACGCCTAGAATCGATAAGTACGTTCACGGATTCTCGCTGTAATTGTACCAGGTGCAGAATTTTCACCCAGACTTTGTCGTGTTTCTCGCAGCTCGGAGTCCGGTGTTCTCCCACCTGTCTTCGTCTCTTCAGGGCCTGTGGACGATCCGAGCCCTCGGCGCGGAGGACAGGTTAAAGAAGGCCTTTGATGCACATCAGGACCTGCATTCAGGTTTTTATTGACTTGATATTAGTGTTTATAGTCATGTTTTCACGTCACTTGTAAAATACATACCTTGCTAAAAGCGATCTTGTGTCTCCCCTGTGTCAGAGGCGTGGTTTTTGTTCCTGATGACCTCCCGCTGGTTTGCATTTCACCTCGACAGCATTTGCTCCATATTTGTCACCTTCACAACATTTGGCTGCATCCTGCTCAGAGACGGTGAGGaactgcacgcacacacacgtactgACGATCAGTCGTCAAACCAAGCTTATCGCTACAGCAATTGTTTGGATGCTGCTTTCAGCGTCTGTAATGTGACCgtaatgtgtaaataaatagtTAACCGCACCTTGGATTACTTGTCAAACAAGAACGAAAACATATTAACATGAATCCTTAACTCTTGTAATAATAAAGAGCACATTGTCATATTGACTTTTAACTAGCCTACGTACTTTAACAGGTTAACAGGTCCGCAGCGTAGAAAAGTGTCCTTTGTTTTCTGCGCGTCTGTGTCTGTCAGGGCTCAAGGCTGGAGAGGTGGGCCTGGTGCTGACCTACGCCGTGACACTCGTGGGAAACTTCCAGTGGACGGTGAGGCAAAGTGCCGAGGTGGAGAACATGGTGAGAGCTGAGCGAGCAACAGAAAATCTTAAACAGTTGAGTCAGCAGGCTGCGGGTGCGAGGACGGGAGGACGCGTCATTCGCTGATTGGAAAGAGCCTCTTGTCTCTTCAGATGACGTCAGTGGAGAGAGTGGTGGAGTACACGGAGCTGGAGAGCGAAGCGCCGTGGAAAACTCACAATCGTCCTCCTCCCAACTGGCCCAGCAAAGGCCTGGTGACCTTTGACCGGGTGAACTTCTCCTACAGCAGCGACGGACCGCCAGTCCTCAGAAAC from Plectropomus leopardus isolate mb unplaced genomic scaffold, YSFRI_Pleo_2.0 unplaced_scaffold4768, whole genome shotgun sequence includes these protein-coding regions:
- the LOC121939403 gene encoding ATP-binding cassette sub-family C member 4-like, with the translated sequence MTCILYFIVCRCLNLLPSVPADVSILSTDRARAEHVNSTVAAVSTERSVNATCSDQESGLTFYLSIYSGLTAAAVVFGYSRSLVIFHGLVRSAQALHNSMFSAVIRTPVRFFDVNPIGRILNRFSKDISQMDSMLPITFVDFYQLFLQNVGVVAVAASVIPLILVPVVPLLFVFLYLRHFYLRTSRDVKRLESITRSPVFSHLSSSLQGLWTIRALGAEDRLKKAFDAHQDLHSEAWFLFLMTSRWFAFHLDSICSIFVTFTTFGCILLRDGLKAGEVGLVLTYAVTLVGNFQWTVRQSAEVENMMTSVERVVEYTELESEAPWKTHNRPPPNWPSKGLVTFDRVNFSYSSDGPPVLRNISATFQPNEKVGVVGRTGAGKSSLVSALFRLAEPQGKIYIDGVSTSEIGLHDLRQKMSIIPQDPVLFTDTVRKNLDPFNQHTDGDLWRALEEVQLKSAVEELPG